A genome region from Solirubrobacter pauli includes the following:
- a CDS encoding ImmA/IrrE family metallo-endopeptidase — MSGSRRRRDELSLEFRLNVEKLSTTWRRELGLTLTCELDTSALVDRLGLPLLPLSDLAREVPRAAYHLYAIDGSAFSAAAVCHGAQPLGIVFNDEHEPERQRADVAHECAHLILGHQPTAVFDGFGRRQYPERLEAEASWFGPTLLVPRNGLVSVLRDDPRLEAAARHFNVSVPLARFVYNTRGCKRLVPLAA; from the coding sequence ATGAGCGGTTCGCGACGTCGGCGCGATGAGCTGTCTCTTGAGTTTCGCCTGAACGTCGAGAAGCTCTCGACGACCTGGCGACGCGAGCTCGGTCTCACGCTGACGTGCGAGCTCGACACGTCCGCACTCGTAGATCGGCTCGGACTCCCGTTGTTGCCGCTGAGCGACCTCGCCCGCGAAGTGCCGAGGGCGGCTTATCACCTCTACGCGATCGACGGCAGCGCCTTCTCGGCTGCGGCTGTATGTCACGGTGCTCAGCCTCTGGGAATTGTGTTCAACGACGAACACGAGCCGGAGAGGCAGCGAGCGGACGTCGCACACGAGTGCGCGCATCTGATCCTGGGTCATCAGCCGACTGCGGTGTTCGACGGTTTCGGACGACGCCAGTACCCAGAACGGCTTGAGGCTGAAGCCTCGTGGTTCGGCCCAACACTCCTCGTACCCCGAAATGGCCTCGTATCGGTCCTGCGAGATGACCCGCGCCTCGAAGCTGCTGCTAGGCATTTCAACGTAAGCGTCCCGCTGGCGCGTTTCGTCTACAACACACGAGGGTGCAAGCGCCTCGTGCCGCTTGCTGCCTAG
- a CDS encoding TrbC/VirB2 family protein, which produces MLFAAAFLVNAHALRAAGVTGSAPPNAGAITQFVSAITDNALWLIGTIATLAILLIGALFFFGHSRAGDYAAKIAIGAVIIVSAPGIAA; this is translated from the coding sequence GTGCTGTTCGCAGCCGCCTTCCTGGTGAACGCACATGCGTTACGGGCTGCAGGCGTGACGGGGAGCGCGCCACCGAACGCCGGCGCCATCACGCAATTCGTTTCGGCGATCACCGACAATGCGCTCTGGCTGATCGGGACGATCGCGACTCTCGCGATCCTGCTGATCGGCGCGTTGTTCTTCTTCGGGCACTCGCGCGCGGGCGACTACGCGGCCAAGATTGCCATCGGCGCCGTCATCATCGTGTCGGCGCCAGGGATCGCCGCCTGA